A region from the Candidatus Magasanikbacteria bacterium genome encodes:
- a CDS encoding tetratricopeptide repeat protein, protein MLNLIPFLLVLLSLAVIIVIVIRKFPQLSLLDVGRLPKVQEERKKNEFLRRRVREKIEKNKKAKSNGKDFFTKKMKNIQFKFRKYVGEVERIVDEQKVKIKKPETPEKKKQKKEDVKKILQEAKDLISAGSYDMAEQKFIFVISLESNNKDAFAGLGEVYLKQKQFKEAEETYKFLLQLDPQNDLAWMKLAQVNEEMNELEEAVENLQKAVLINDALASRFAKLADLLVRIDQSASALEAIKHAVFLEAKNPKYLDKLVETSIMVGDKKEAKTAYDKLRLANPENSKLTSFKSQISELR, encoded by the coding sequence ATGTTAAATTTAATTCCTTTTTTGTTGGTATTGTTATCACTTGCAGTTATTATTGTTATTGTGATTAGAAAATTTCCACAACTAAGCCTTTTGGATGTTGGTAGATTGCCAAAAGTACAAGAAGAGAGAAAGAAAAATGAATTTCTCAGAAGGCGTGTTCGTGAAAAGATTGAAAAAAATAAAAAAGCTAAATCAAATGGTAAGGATTTTTTTACTAAAAAAATGAAAAATATCCAGTTTAAGTTTAGAAAGTATGTTGGGGAAGTGGAAAGAATTGTAGATGAGCAGAAGGTAAAAATAAAAAAACCAGAAACACCAGAAAAAAAGAAACAAAAAAAAGAAGATGTAAAAAAAATATTACAAGAAGCAAAAGATTTGATTTCCGCTGGTTCATACGATATGGCAGAACAAAAATTTATTTTTGTCATATCTTTGGAGTCTAACAATAAAGATGCTTTTGCTGGTTTGGGCGAAGTATATTTAAAACAGAAGCAATTTAAAGAAGCAGAAGAGACATACAAGTTTTTACTTCAATTGGATCCACAAAATGATTTGGCTTGGATGAAATTGGCTCAGGTAAATGAAGAAATGAATGAGTTGGAAGAGGCTGTTGAAAATTTACAAAAGGCGGTTTTAATAAATGATGCTCTTGCGTCTAGATTTGCAAAGCTTGCAGATCTGCTTGTAAGGATAGACCAAAGCGCATCAGCATTAGAAGCTATAAAGCATGCAGTATTTTTGGAGGCTAAAAATCCAAAATACCTTGACAAATTGGTAGAAACTAGTATAATGGTGGGAGACAAAAAAGAAGCAAAAACTGCGTATGATAAGCTTCGGCTTGCAAATCCAGAAAATTCTAAACTTACTTCTTTTAAAAGTCAAATAAGTGAGTTGAGATAA
- a CDS encoding insulinase family protein — MYEFQKLKNGVKVCYVPLEHTKSVTVLVMYAVGSRDESEKLSGASHFIEHLMFKGTKKRKNTLILTREIDRLGAEYNAFTSKEYTGYYIKSDSSYIQKSLDILSDMLFDSLFLAREMEREKKVIVEEIKMYNDNPMMNIDTVFENVLYKNALGRDIAGTVENVLSFKRDDVLKFKDKFYQPKNMTIVVAGNLDDNIKKYISEYFEVRQNNKIRKVKMELGVFGSTKKVDRLVVQEKDTSQAQIMLGFPAFSRQDKDGKTLSVLNSILGGSMSSRLFMQIRERRGLAYMVRSGQEKFKDTGYSFVRVGLDSKNINKTIKIVEKELENIKTKGVSVRELKDVKTRFKGSMSLSMEDSSAVASWFAHQIMFMDEIKTPDQVVEEIRGVSLSDVKRVANKIFKPSKMRLAVIGKINKKEIIF, encoded by the coding sequence ATGTACGAATTTCAAAAATTAAAAAATGGTGTAAAGGTTTGTTATGTGCCTCTTGAGCACACAAAATCTGTGACAGTTTTGGTAATGTATGCAGTGGGTTCTAGAGATGAATCAGAAAAATTAAGTGGAGCATCACATTTCATCGAGCATTTGATGTTTAAAGGAACAAAAAAGAGGAAAAATACACTTATTTTAACCCGTGAAATAGACAGGCTTGGAGCTGAATACAATGCATTTACAAGCAAAGAATACACAGGTTATTATATAAAATCTGATTCTTCATATATTCAAAAATCTTTGGATATTCTTTCTGATATGCTTTTTGATTCTTTGTTTTTGGCACGAGAAATGGAGAGAGAAAAAAAAGTGATAGTAGAGGAGATAAAAATGTACAACGATAACCCAATGATGAATATTGATACTGTTTTTGAAAATGTGTTGTATAAAAATGCTTTGGGTAGGGATATTGCGGGAACTGTAGAAAATGTTTTATCTTTCAAGCGAGATGATGTTTTGAAATTTAAAGATAAATTCTATCAACCAAAAAATATGACTATTGTTGTTGCTGGAAATTTGGATGATAATATAAAAAAATATATAAGTGAATACTTTGAAGTTAGACAAAATAATAAAATACGAAAAGTTAAAATGGAATTAGGTGTGTTTGGTTCTACAAAAAAAGTAGATAGACTTGTTGTGCAAGAAAAAGACACAAGTCAGGCTCAAATTATGTTGGGTTTTCCTGCTTTTAGTCGCCAAGACAAAGATGGTAAAACTTTGTCTGTTTTAAATTCTATTTTGGGGGGTTCTATGAGCTCTCGTCTGTTTATGCAAATTCGAGAAAGAAGAGGTTTGGCATATATGGTAAGAAGTGGGCAGGAAAAATTCAAAGATACAGGTTATTCTTTTGTAAGGGTTGGTTTGGATTCAAAAAATATAAATAAAACAATTAAAATTGTTGAAAAAGAACTGGAAAATATAAAGACAAAAGGTGTTTCAGTTAGGGAGTTGAAAGATGTTAAGACTAGGTTTAAAGGTTCAATGTCTTTGTCAATGGAAGATTCTAGTGCTGTGGCAAGCTGGTTTGCACATCAGATTATGTTTATGGATGAGATAAAAACCCCAGATCAGGTAGTAGAAGAAATAAGAGGTGTAAGTTTGAGTGATGTTAAGAGAGTAGCAAATAAAATATTTAAGCCAAGTAAAATGAGGTTGGCTGTAATAGGAAAAATAAATAAAAAAGAAATTATCTTTTAA
- a CDS encoding glycine--tRNA ligase — MEDKMNKIISLCKRRGFIFAGSDIYGGLANSWDFGPLGSQMKKNIKDFWWKKIVEERGDMVGMDSGIILNSKVLEAAGHVEGFVDFLVEDKETHKRYRADHLLEEVLGESVSELSMEELNKLIKEKGIKSPEGNELTEVKKFNTMFQTSIGAVEGEGSSVYLRPETAQSIFVNFKNIAQTSRKKLPFGVAQIGKAFRNEITTGNFIFRTFEFEQMEIEYFIEEKDWEEVFENWLSVMKNWGKEVGIDMERVHDLEVVGEDLAHYSKRTVDLEFDFPFGRKELWGLAYRTDFDLKRHQEASGQSLEYIDPADNKNQFIPHVVEPSFGMERTMLAILDSAYTEEEVDGETRVVMKFAKQIAPYEIAVLPLMKKEPLGGKAKEVFEKLLKNYRVEYDETGSIGKRYRRQDEIGTPYCITVDFDTVEKGTLTVRDRDTMKQDIVKIEELEDYLKDNLNK; from the coding sequence ATGGAAGATAAAATGAATAAAATAATTTCACTTTGCAAACGACGTGGTTTTATTTTTGCAGGTTCAGATATTTATGGAGGACTTGCAAATAGTTGGGATTTTGGTCCGCTTGGCTCACAAATGAAAAAAAACATTAAAGATTTTTGGTGGAAAAAAATTGTAGAAGAAAGAGGTGATATGGTTGGAATGGATAGTGGAATTATTTTGAATTCCAAAGTTTTGGAAGCTGCAGGGCATGTGGAAGGTTTTGTAGATTTTCTTGTAGAAGACAAGGAAACCCACAAAAGATATAGAGCAGACCATCTACTAGAAGAAGTTTTGGGTGAATCTGTGTCTGAATTGTCAATGGAGGAATTGAATAAACTTATAAAAGAAAAAGGTATAAAAAGTCCAGAAGGGAATGAACTTACAGAAGTGAAAAAATTCAACACAATGTTTCAGACTTCAATTGGCGCTGTAGAAGGAGAGGGTTCAAGTGTTTATCTTCGTCCAGAAACAGCTCAGTCTATTTTTGTGAATTTCAAAAATATTGCACAAACAAGTCGCAAAAAACTTCCGTTTGGTGTGGCACAAATTGGAAAAGCTTTTAGAAATGAGATTACAACTGGGAATTTTATTTTTAGAACTTTTGAGTTTGAGCAGATGGAAATTGAGTATTTTATAGAAGAAAAAGATTGGGAAGAAGTTTTTGAGAATTGGCTTTCTGTTATGAAAAATTGGGGAAAAGAGGTTGGAATCGATATGGAGAGAGTTCACGATTTGGAAGTTGTGGGAGAAGATTTGGCACATTATTCCAAGCGGACTGTTGATTTAGAATTTGATTTTCCTTTTGGCAGAAAAGAACTTTGGGGATTGGCTTATAGAACTGACTTTGACCTAAAAAGACATCAGGAAGCTTCTGGACAGAGTTTGGAATATATAGATCCTGCAGATAATAAAAACCAGTTTATTCCACATGTGGTAGAGCCTTCTTTTGGGATGGAGAGAACAATGTTGGCAATTTTGGATAGTGCATATACCGAAGAAGAAGTAGATGGAGAAACTCGCGTGGTAATGAAATTTGCAAAACAGATCGCGCCGTACGAGATTGCAGTTTTACCACTTATGAAAAAGGAACCGCTTGGAGGAAAAGCAAAAGAGGTCTTTGAAAAATTGTTGAAAAATTATAGAGTTGAGTATGATGAGACAGGAAGTATTGGAAAAAGATATAGAAGGCAAGACGAGATAGGGACTCCATATTGTATTACTGTAGATTTTGATACTGTAGAAAAAGGAACTTTAACCGTTCGTGATAGAGATACAATGAAACAAGACATCGTTAAAATTGAAGAATTGGAAGATTACTTAAAAGATAATTTGAATAAATAA
- the rpmG gene encoding 50S ribosomal protein L33, with amino-acid sequence MSQDNMIKMECKECKRINYYSRKNKKTLKERLEIKKHCKFCKVHTLHKETK; translated from the coding sequence ATGTCACAAGACAACATGATAAAAATGGAATGTAAGGAGTGTAAAAGAATAAATTACTACAGTAGAAAAAATAAAAAGACTTTGAAAGAGCGCTTGGAAATCAAAAAACACTGTAAATTTTGTAAGGTGCACACACTACACAAAGAAACAAAATAA
- the alr gene encoding alanine racemase has protein sequence MIEIIRKLKKPKYKPFNKIQIIKKNILDNFEYLQSLSKSARIIPVLKSNAYGHGLKEMCKILDYTKAKIIAVDSFPEAQIVYKFSKKKVLIIGETPIDVYKYCNFKRTEFCVYNLKTFKHLTSLNKKIKIHLFLNSGMNREGIQNLELFLENIEQDFKKVEITGICSHLASADEESKLNKNQENKFIKNIELLKSKGINPKYIHLGNSAGTFILKNKLFTAFRVGISMYGYNVFSQKHKEFEKGEKLKPALRLTSKITSIQKIEKGAGVSYNEKFEAKKNTTIAVIPFGYYEGLDRRLSNKAGFLIKSSDGNFYAKIAGQVCMNLTSLDCGNNNVKIGDEVEIISPNKNAKNSIQNLAKQMDTIPYEVLVKLHGNIRREII, from the coding sequence ATGATTGAAATAATAAGAAAACTAAAAAAACCAAAATACAAACCTTTTAACAAAATTCAAATTATTAAGAAGAATATTCTTGATAATTTTGAGTACCTACAAAGCTTGTCTAAAAGTGCTCGGATTATTCCGGTTCTAAAAAGTAATGCTTATGGACACGGACTAAAAGAAATGTGTAAGATATTAGACTACACAAAAGCTAAAATAATTGCAGTTGATTCTTTTCCAGAAGCTCAAATAGTCTATAAATTTTCAAAGAAAAAGGTATTAATAATAGGAGAAACGCCAATTGATGTATATAAATATTGTAATTTTAAGAGAACAGAGTTTTGTGTTTACAATTTAAAAACTTTTAAACATTTAACCAGTCTAAACAAAAAAATAAAAATTCATCTTTTTTTAAATTCTGGAATGAATCGTGAAGGAATACAAAACTTAGAGTTATTTTTGGAAAACATTGAACAAGATTTTAAAAAGGTAGAAATAACAGGAATTTGCTCACACCTTGCTTCTGCAGACGAAGAATCGAAATTAAACAAAAATCAAGAAAATAAATTTATAAAAAATATAGAATTATTAAAATCCAAAGGAATTAATCCAAAATATATTCATCTTGGAAATTCTGCAGGAACTTTTATATTAAAAAATAAACTATTCACAGCTTTTAGAGTTGGAATTTCTATGTACGGTTATAATGTCTTTTCACAAAAACACAAAGAGTTTGAAAAAGGAGAAAAACTAAAACCAGCACTACGGCTTACATCCAAAATAACTTCTATTCAAAAAATTGAAAAAGGAGCGGGTGTTTCTTATAATGAAAAATTTGAAGCTAAAAAAAATACAACAATAGCCGTAATTCCTTTTGGATATTACGAAGGATTGGACAGGCGACTTTCCAATAAAGCAGGGTTTTTAATAAAATCTTCTGACGGCAATTTTTATGCCAAAATTGCTGGACAAGTTTGTATGAATTTAACTTCACTTGATTGTGGAAATAATAATGTAAAAATAGGAGATGAGGTGGAAATAATATCACCAAACAAAAATGCAAAAAATTCTATTCAAAATTTAGCAAAACAAATGGATACAATTCCGTATGAAGTCTTAGTAAAACTTCATGGGAATATAAGACGAGAAATTATATAA
- the frr gene encoding ribosome recycling factor, with translation MSDYVSPHKVEFEKSIEFFRNDISNLRTGRVTPSLVEDVMVEAYGTKQALKSVASITVQDAKTIIVSPWDKSILQSIDLAIRNSSTGINPVNDGNVVRIILPDLSTERRQELIKVLHSKSENARITVRKIREDIRGIVDNAEKNKEISEDERYQNNEDLDIMVKHFNEKIKNISEKKEQDISAI, from the coding sequence ATGTCTGATTATGTAAGTCCGCATAAGGTAGAGTTTGAAAAATCAATTGAGTTTTTTAGAAATGATATATCGAATTTACGAACTGGAAGAGTAACACCATCTTTGGTCGAAGATGTAATGGTTGAGGCTTATGGAACAAAACAAGCATTAAAAAGTGTTGCATCTATTACGGTTCAAGATGCAAAAACAATTATTGTGAGTCCGTGGGATAAGTCTATTTTGCAGAGTATAGATTTGGCTATCCGGAATTCGTCTACAGGTATAAATCCTGTAAACGATGGAAATGTTGTTCGTATTATTTTGCCAGACTTATCCACAGAAAGAAGACAAGAGCTTATAAAAGTTTTGCACAGTAAATCTGAAAATGCTCGAATAACTGTCCGTAAAATAAGAGAGGATATAAGAGGAATAGTAGATAATGCAGAAAAAAATAAAGAAATTTCTGAGGATGAAAGATATCAAAATAATGAAGATCTTGACATAATGGTAAAACATTTCAATGAAAAAATAAAAAATATAAGTGAAAAGAAAGAGCAAGATATTTCTGCTATATAA
- the tpiA gene encoding triose-phosphate isomerase has product MKYFFANWKMYLDLKQSLAFAEDISNLEFDNSKVGVSVFPNQITLCEVSEKLKGGGIYFGTQNVDWENSGAYSGATSVHMFKEIGCDFALVGHSERREVFGETNEDVRRKVEACLGGGIIPVLCIGETKEEKDSGKRNEILMEQLRSALEGLDKSNTKIMVAYEPIWAIGTGEACEPLEAKEVHLWIKEEYKKYFSNKDVEILYGGSVDAQNVLSYLSIDSISGVLVGSASTKIESFSAILKIVENL; this is encoded by the coding sequence ATGAAGTATTTTTTTGCAAATTGGAAAATGTATCTAGACTTAAAACAATCTCTGGCTTTTGCTGAAGATATTTCAAATTTGGAATTTGATAATTCAAAAGTTGGTGTGTCTGTGTTTCCAAATCAAATAACGCTGTGCGAAGTTTCAGAAAAATTAAAAGGAGGTGGAATTTATTTTGGAACACAAAATGTAGATTGGGAGAATAGTGGAGCATATTCTGGTGCAACCTCAGTTCATATGTTCAAAGAGATTGGTTGTGATTTTGCTTTGGTTGGGCATTCTGAGCGTAGAGAAGTTTTTGGAGAGACCAATGAAGACGTAAGGAGAAAGGTGGAAGCTTGTTTGGGTGGTGGAATAATTCCTGTGCTTTGTATTGGTGAAACTAAAGAAGAGAAAGACTCTGGTAAAAGAAATGAAATATTAATGGAGCAGTTAAGGTCTGCTTTGGAGGGATTAGATAAAAGTAACACAAAGATAATGGTTGCATATGAGCCTATATGGGCTATTGGAACAGGAGAGGCTTGTGAGCCTTTAGAAGCTAAAGAAGTACACTTGTGGATAAAAGAAGAGTATAAAAAATATTTTTCAAATAAAGATGTTGAAATTCTTTATGGTGGTAGTGTAGACGCACAAAATGTGTTATCATACCTATCAATTGACTCTATTTCTGGTGTTTTGGTTGGTAGTGCTTCTACAAAAATAGAGAGTTTTTCTGCTATTTTAAAAATAGTAGAAAATTTATAA